A stretch of Catenulispora sp. GP43 DNA encodes these proteins:
- a CDS encoding YggT family protein yields the protein MSVVGALLLWVLYLFALCLIIRLIIGWVLVFARSWEPRGVMLVVVETAYTVTDPPLKLLRRYIPPLRLGGMGFDVAFMILVIIVLLLIRVAATL from the coding sequence ATGAGCGTTGTGGGGGCCTTGCTCCTGTGGGTGCTCTACCTCTTCGCGCTGTGCTTGATCATCCGCCTCATCATCGGCTGGGTTTTGGTATTCGCCCGGTCGTGGGAGCCGCGGGGTGTCATGCTGGTCGTCGTGGAGACGGCGTACACGGTCACGGATCCTCCCCTGAAGCTGTTGCGGCGGTACATCCCTCCGTTGCGGCTCGGCGGGATGGGGTTTGACGTGGCGTTCATGATCCTCGTGATCATCGTCTTACTGCTGATCCGGGTCGCGGCTACGCTGTGA
- a CDS encoding cell division protein SepF codes for MAGMMRRAAVYLGLTDEQRFEDERYYDDYEDEYETEPAEPAAAPDSVHHEPDPGSGGALVVAQNDRRAFAAPSNVTVMPDRSERSSRADRAERGGPVMYSVPTDRSADREASYRITTLHPRTYNEARTIGEHFREGVPVIMNLTEMEDADAKRLVDFAAGLIFGLRGNMERVTQKVFLLSPANVDVTAEDKARIAEGGFFNQS; via the coding sequence ATGGCCGGCATGATGCGCAGAGCAGCGGTCTACCTCGGGCTCACTGACGAACAGCGGTTCGAGGACGAGCGGTACTACGACGACTACGAGGACGAGTACGAGACCGAGCCCGCCGAGCCCGCGGCGGCCCCGGACTCGGTGCACCACGAGCCGGACCCCGGCTCGGGCGGCGCGCTCGTCGTCGCGCAGAACGACCGCCGCGCATTCGCGGCGCCTTCCAACGTGACGGTGATGCCGGACCGCTCCGAGCGGTCCTCGCGAGCCGACCGAGCCGAGAGAGGTGGACCGGTGATGTACAGCGTCCCGACGGACCGGTCGGCGGACCGCGAAGCGTCCTACCGCATCACGACGCTGCATCCGCGCACCTACAACGAGGCGCGCACGATCGGCGAGCACTTCCGCGAGGGAGTCCCGGTGATCATGAACCTGACCGAGATGGAGGACGCCGACGCCAAGCGCCTGGTGGACTTCGCGGCCGGGCTGATCTTCGGCCTGCGCGGGAACATGGAGCGGGTGACGCAGAAGGTGTTCCTGCTGTCGCCTGCTAATGTCGATGTGACGGCCGAGGACAAGGCCCGGATCGCCGAGGGCGGCTTCTTCAACCAGAGCTGA
- a CDS encoding YggS family pyridoxal phosphate-dependent enzyme, with protein sequence MSDRQEQIAENLAAVRADIAAAARAAGRDPSEVSLIAVTKTYPASDVRILAGLGVRDVGENRDQEAAPKARQTAGLGLRWHFIGQLQTNKASSVAEYADFVHSVDRARLVAALSRGAVRYDKELTCLVQVDLGNAEPMDDNAARGGAFPDQVPELADAIAAAPGLRFGGLMAVAPLGAEPGPAFERLHTLAMRLRTAHPSATMISAGMSGDLGEAVAAGATHVRIGSAILGIRR encoded by the coding sequence ATGTCCGACCGACAAGAGCAGATCGCGGAGAATCTGGCCGCGGTCCGTGCGGACATCGCGGCCGCGGCCCGCGCGGCCGGCCGGGACCCGTCCGAGGTGTCCCTGATCGCGGTGACCAAGACCTATCCGGCCTCCGACGTCCGCATCCTGGCCGGGCTCGGGGTGCGCGACGTGGGGGAGAACCGCGACCAGGAGGCGGCGCCGAAGGCCCGCCAGACGGCCGGGCTGGGCCTTCGCTGGCACTTCATCGGGCAGCTGCAGACCAACAAGGCTTCGTCAGTGGCCGAATACGCGGACTTCGTGCACTCGGTGGACCGGGCCCGTCTGGTCGCCGCGCTGTCCAGGGGGGCTGTCCGGTATGACAAGGAATTGACATGTTTGGTGCAGGTCGACCTGGGTAACGCAGAGCCCATGGACGACAACGCGGCCCGCGGAGGGGCGTTTCCGGACCAGGTGCCGGAACTGGCCGACGCGATCGCCGCGGCGCCGGGTCTGCGATTCGGCGGTCTGATGGCCGTGGCGCCGCTGGGCGCCGAGCCGGGACCGGCCTTCGAGAGGTTGCACACGCTGGCTATGCGCTTGCGGACCGCACACCCTTCGGCCACCATGATCTCGGCGGGGATGAGTGGGGATCTGGGCGAAGCGGTGGCGGCGGGCGCGACACACGTCCGCATCGGCAGCGCGATACTCGGTATCAGACGGTGA
- the pgeF gene encoding peptidoglycan editing factor PgeF, which yields MAIWQHTGPDGEGGKARFAFSDRWGGVSKAPYTATNLGGHVGDDPEAVAANRSLVAFELGFTDPGNVVYMNQIHGADVAYAAAQWQGRAPDVDALVTDRRHLALAVLVADCVPVLLADAEAGVVGGAHAGRPGMKAGVVPAVIERMVALGAAPERIVAVTGPSVCGLCYEVPERMRADVAEKVPASYAVTRQGTPGLDVAEGVWAQLEACGIDVKSSVRLRVCTQESEDYYSFRGEGTTGRFAGFVWLD from the coding sequence GTGGCTATATGGCAGCACACCGGTCCCGACGGCGAGGGCGGCAAGGCCCGCTTCGCCTTCTCCGACCGCTGGGGCGGGGTCTCCAAGGCCCCTTACACCGCGACCAACCTCGGCGGGCACGTCGGCGACGACCCCGAGGCGGTCGCCGCCAACCGTTCGCTGGTGGCCTTCGAGCTGGGGTTCACCGACCCCGGCAACGTCGTGTACATGAACCAGATCCACGGCGCCGACGTGGCCTACGCCGCCGCGCAGTGGCAGGGCCGCGCCCCCGACGTGGACGCGCTGGTCACCGACCGCCGGCACCTGGCGCTGGCGGTGCTGGTCGCGGACTGCGTGCCGGTGCTGCTGGCCGACGCCGAGGCCGGCGTGGTCGGCGGGGCGCACGCCGGGCGGCCGGGCATGAAGGCCGGCGTGGTGCCGGCCGTGATCGAGCGCATGGTGGCCCTCGGGGCCGCCCCGGAGCGGATCGTCGCGGTCACCGGGCCCTCGGTGTGCGGGCTGTGCTACGAGGTGCCCGAGCGGATGCGCGCCGATGTGGCCGAGAAGGTCCCGGCCAGCTACGCGGTGACCCGGCAGGGCACACCCGGCCTGGACGTCGCCGAGGGCGTGTGGGCGCAGCTGGAGGCGTGCGGCATCGACGTGAAGTCCTCAGTGCGGCTGCGGGTCTGCACCCAGGAGTCCGAGGACTACTACTCCTTCCGTGGCGAGGGGACGACCGGCCGGTTCGCCGGATTCGTCTGGCTGGACTGA
- the ftsZ gene encoding cell division protein FtsZ, with product MAAPQNYLAVIKVAGIGGGGVNAINRMIEVGLKGVEFIAVNTDAQALLMSDADVKLDVGRELTRGLGAGANPDVGRKAAEDHAEEIEEVLKGADMVFVTAGEGGGTGTGGAPVVARIARELGALTIGVVTRPFTFEGRRRANQAEDGIAALREEVDTLIVIPNDRLLSISDKNVSVLDAFKAADQVLLSGVQGITDLITTPGLINLDFADVKSVMSEAGSALMGIGSARGDDRAVAAAEMAISSPLLEASIDGARGVLLSISGGSDLGLFEINEAAQLVSEAAHPEANIIFGAVIDDGLGDEVRVTVIAAGFDGGEPAKRRTGHSQAAGQTRYDETSVRDGMREQVLGTLPKPAEGAQVPAHDPMADTMNVPVIPVQPAPSAADELDIPDFLK from the coding sequence GTGGCAGCACCGCAGAACTACCTGGCTGTTATCAAGGTCGCCGGCATCGGCGGCGGCGGCGTGAACGCCATCAACCGGATGATCGAGGTCGGTCTGAAGGGCGTGGAGTTCATCGCCGTCAACACCGACGCCCAGGCTCTGCTGATGAGCGACGCCGACGTCAAGCTGGACGTCGGCCGCGAACTCACCCGGGGGCTCGGCGCCGGCGCCAACCCCGATGTCGGCCGCAAGGCCGCCGAGGACCACGCCGAGGAGATCGAGGAAGTCCTCAAGGGCGCGGACATGGTGTTCGTCACCGCCGGCGAGGGCGGCGGCACCGGTACCGGCGGCGCCCCGGTGGTGGCCCGGATCGCCCGCGAGCTCGGCGCGCTGACCATCGGTGTGGTGACCCGGCCGTTCACCTTCGAGGGCCGGCGCCGCGCGAACCAGGCCGAGGACGGCATCGCGGCGCTGCGCGAGGAAGTCGACACCCTGATCGTCATCCCGAACGACCGGCTGCTGTCGATCTCGGACAAGAACGTCTCGGTGCTGGACGCGTTCAAGGCCGCCGACCAGGTGCTGCTGTCCGGTGTCCAGGGCATCACCGACCTGATCACCACCCCGGGCCTGATCAACCTGGACTTCGCCGACGTGAAGTCGGTGATGAGCGAGGCCGGCTCGGCCCTGATGGGCATCGGCTCGGCCCGCGGCGACGACCGCGCGGTGGCCGCCGCCGAGATGGCCATCTCCTCGCCGCTGCTGGAGGCCTCCATCGACGGCGCCCGCGGCGTGCTGCTGAGCATCTCCGGCGGCTCCGACCTCGGCCTGTTCGAGATCAACGAGGCCGCGCAGCTGGTCAGCGAGGCCGCGCACCCCGAGGCCAACATCATCTTCGGCGCGGTGATCGACGACGGCCTGGGCGATGAGGTCCGGGTCACCGTGATCGCCGCCGGGTTCGACGGCGGCGAGCCGGCCAAGCGCCGCACCGGGCACTCCCAGGCCGCCGGCCAGACCCGCTACGACGAGACCAGCGTCCGCGACGGCATGCGCGAGCAGGTGCTCGGCACCCTGCCCAAGCCGGCCGAGGGCGCCCAGGTCCCGGCCCACGACCCGATGGCCGACACCATGAACGTCCCGGTCATCCCGGTCCAGCCGGCGCCGTCGGCGGCCGACGAGCTCGACATCCCCGACTTCCTGAAGTAG
- a CDS encoding cell division protein FtsQ/DivIB, whose product MNATGAGHPRVSRVLVERYLDRLRRRRRWRRLSVTVAVFLALLALTGYSILWHTKIFDVRTTTVSGVKALSRQQVLAAAAIPAHAPVAGVDTAAAKARLMAVPRVKDAWVERSLPHTISISIVERTPAAALPQADGSYQIVDADGVAFDTAATASAIPAHVPVIHLEQFADRAAADRAATVAGALAALRALPAPLRSRVLTVSATGPYAITVTLTPSTKKQHSVTVAWGGPDQPDLKARILAALIGNDAAHYDLSAPAAPAYS is encoded by the coding sequence ATGAACGCGACCGGAGCCGGCCACCCGCGGGTCAGCAGGGTATTGGTCGAGCGCTACCTCGACCGGCTCCGGCGGCGGCGCCGCTGGCGGCGGCTGTCGGTGACGGTCGCCGTGTTCCTGGCCCTGCTGGCGCTGACCGGGTACTCGATCCTGTGGCACACCAAGATCTTCGACGTCCGGACCACCACCGTCTCCGGCGTCAAGGCGCTGAGCCGTCAGCAGGTGCTGGCCGCCGCCGCGATCCCGGCGCACGCGCCGGTCGCCGGCGTGGACACCGCGGCGGCCAAGGCCCGGCTGATGGCGGTCCCGCGGGTGAAGGACGCGTGGGTGGAGCGCTCGCTGCCGCACACGATCTCGATCTCCATCGTAGAGCGCACGCCCGCCGCGGCCCTGCCGCAGGCCGACGGCTCCTACCAGATCGTCGACGCCGACGGCGTGGCCTTCGACACAGCGGCCACCGCCTCGGCGATCCCGGCGCATGTCCCGGTCATCCACCTGGAGCAGTTCGCCGACCGGGCGGCCGCCGACCGCGCGGCGACCGTGGCCGGCGCGCTGGCCGCGCTGCGGGCGCTGCCGGCCCCGCTGCGCTCGCGGGTGCTCACGGTGTCGGCGACGGGGCCCTATGCCATCACCGTGACTCTGACGCCCTCGACAAAGAAACAGCACTCGGTGACGGTCGCCTGGGGCGGTCCGGATCAGCCTGATCTCAAGGCTCGGATACTGGCGGCGCTGATCGGAAATGACGCCGCGCACTATGATCTCAGTGCTCCGGCGGCTCCGGCGTATTCGTGA
- a CDS encoding S8 family serine peptidase: MSRIGNHRLLGMLGATVLAVGTVAAAVAPANASASASATHSKTPSNIKNVCATAKPGFDRCFAQARTDVKEPAHIGHAAGLNAAATTLPAGFGPADLHSAYKLPTTGGANQTVAIVDAGDDPTAEADLAVYRSTYGLSACTTANGCFTKVNEQGKTTPVPADQGWGVEIALDLDMVSAACPQCKILLVEADQATGDDLGKSVDTAVSLGATEVSNSYGATESSVTPADAAYYTHPGVAIVASSGDSGYGIPAEPAVFSSVISVGGTSLTKATNARGWTESAWQGAGSGCSAWVDKPSWQTDANCPGRMVSDVSADADPQTGPAIYVTDTPDLEGLPSGWNVVGGTSASSPFIAGVIALAGNPAKYNNASAFYAPGAKAGLNDVVSGNNVTFQDCGGDYQCNAVTGYDGPTGLGTPNGISAF; the protein is encoded by the coding sequence ATGAGTCGAATAGGAAACCACCGGCTGCTGGGGATGCTCGGGGCCACCGTGCTGGCCGTCGGCACCGTCGCGGCCGCGGTGGCACCGGCCAACGCCAGCGCCAGCGCCAGCGCCACCCACAGCAAGACTCCCAGCAACATCAAGAACGTGTGCGCCACCGCCAAGCCCGGCTTCGACCGCTGCTTCGCTCAAGCCCGCACCGACGTCAAGGAACCGGCCCACATCGGGCATGCGGCAGGCCTCAACGCCGCCGCGACCACCCTGCCGGCCGGCTTCGGCCCGGCGGACCTGCACTCGGCGTACAAGCTGCCGACCACCGGCGGGGCGAACCAGACTGTTGCGATCGTCGATGCCGGGGACGACCCGACGGCCGAGGCGGACCTTGCGGTCTACCGCTCCACCTACGGACTGTCGGCCTGCACCACCGCCAACGGCTGCTTCACCAAGGTCAACGAGCAGGGCAAGACCACCCCGGTCCCGGCCGACCAGGGCTGGGGCGTGGAGATCGCCCTGGACCTGGACATGGTCTCCGCGGCCTGCCCGCAGTGCAAGATCCTGCTGGTGGAGGCCGACCAGGCCACCGGCGACGACCTCGGCAAATCCGTCGACACCGCCGTCAGCCTCGGCGCCACTGAGGTGTCGAACAGCTACGGCGCCACCGAATCCAGCGTGACGCCCGCCGACGCCGCGTACTACACGCACCCCGGCGTCGCGATCGTCGCCTCCTCCGGGGACAGCGGCTATGGGATCCCGGCCGAACCGGCCGTGTTCTCCTCGGTGATCTCCGTCGGCGGCACCTCGCTGACCAAGGCCACCAACGCTCGCGGCTGGACCGAAAGCGCATGGCAGGGCGCCGGATCCGGCTGCTCCGCCTGGGTCGACAAGCCCTCGTGGCAGACCGACGCCAACTGCCCCGGACGCATGGTCTCCGACGTCTCCGCCGACGCCGACCCGCAGACCGGGCCGGCCATCTACGTCACCGACACCCCCGACCTTGAAGGCCTGCCCTCCGGCTGGAACGTCGTCGGCGGCACCAGCGCCTCCTCACCGTTCATCGCCGGCGTGATCGCGCTGGCCGGAAACCCCGCCAAGTACAACAACGCCTCAGCCTTCTACGCCCCCGGCGCCAAGGCCGGACTGAACGACGTGGTCAGCGGCAACAACGTCACGTTCCAGGACTGCGGCGGCGACTACCAGTGCAACGCCGTCACCGGATACGACGGACCCACCGGACTGGGCACGCCGAACGGTATCTCCGCATTCTGA
- a CDS encoding FAD-dependent oxidoreductase: MTAIKNAIVIGGGIAGPVTALALAKAGIEATVHEAHAATDRSGAMLTVAPNGLAALETVGLRAAVEAVGNPLHAMVMEKGNGKTLMRVPSLPDLPLSRVMYRADLFDAIRAGAAARGITVHDGKRLVGVQEHAGGVTARFDDGSTATADLLIGADGIRSTVRTLIDPQAPGPEYTGLMSFGFGDLTAPFKPGDIQEMRFAFGKHSFYGYWTQPDGSEVFFSNHPQEQPMTLAQARAVPKGEWLAKLRAAHAGDRPGNRLFQSATEANMLLTGPMERMPKLPHWYRDRMVLVGDAAHAPSSSSGQGASLALESAIELARCLRDIDDLPAALARYESLRRPRVEEISEQAVKTNNGKTAGPVAKFVFGLIMPIATRTFLRPEKMFGPVHRFRVDWDRKATA, encoded by the coding sequence ATGACAGCCATCAAGAACGCCATCGTCATCGGCGGCGGAATCGCCGGCCCCGTCACCGCCCTCGCCCTGGCCAAGGCCGGCATAGAAGCCACCGTCCACGAGGCCCACGCCGCCACCGACCGGTCCGGGGCCATGCTCACCGTCGCCCCCAACGGGCTGGCCGCCCTGGAGACCGTGGGGCTGCGGGCCGCGGTCGAGGCCGTCGGCAATCCGCTGCACGCCATGGTCATGGAGAAGGGCAACGGCAAGACCCTGATGCGTGTGCCCTCGCTGCCGGATCTGCCGCTGAGCCGCGTCATGTACCGCGCCGACCTGTTCGACGCCATCCGGGCCGGCGCCGCCGCGCGCGGCATCACCGTCCACGACGGCAAGCGCCTCGTCGGCGTCCAGGAGCACGCCGGCGGCGTCACCGCGCGGTTCGACGATGGCAGCACCGCCACCGCCGACCTGCTGATCGGTGCCGACGGCATCCGCTCCACCGTCCGCACCCTGATCGACCCGCAGGCGCCGGGTCCGGAGTACACCGGGCTGATGAGCTTCGGCTTCGGCGACCTGACTGCGCCCTTCAAGCCCGGCGACATCCAGGAGATGCGCTTCGCCTTCGGCAAGCACTCTTTCTACGGCTACTGGACGCAGCCGGACGGGTCAGAGGTCTTCTTCAGCAACCACCCGCAGGAGCAGCCCATGACGCTGGCCCAGGCGCGCGCGGTCCCGAAGGGGGAGTGGCTGGCCAAGCTGCGTGCCGCGCATGCCGGCGACCGGCCCGGCAACCGTCTGTTCCAGTCCGCCACCGAGGCGAACATGCTGCTGACCGGGCCGATGGAGCGGATGCCGAAGCTGCCGCACTGGTACCGGGACCGCATGGTGCTGGTCGGGGACGCGGCGCACGCGCCGTCCTCCAGTTCCGGCCAGGGTGCCTCGCTGGCCCTGGAGAGCGCGATCGAGCTGGCGCGCTGCCTGCGCGACATCGACGACCTGCCGGCGGCGCTGGCCAGGTACGAGAGCCTGCGGCGGCCGAGGGTGGAGGAGATCTCGGAGCAGGCGGTGAAGACGAACAACGGCAAGACCGCCGGTCCCGTCGCCAAGTTCGTGTTCGGCCTCATCATGCCGATCGCGACGCGGACGTTCCTGCGGCCGGAGAAGATGTTCGGCCCAGTCCACCGCTTCCGGGTGGACTGGGACCGGAAAGCGACCGCGTGA
- the murC gene encoding UDP-N-acetylmuramate--L-alanine ligase produces the protein MTRFPAPSEVVPAADLGRIHLVGIGGVGMAPLARAMLGRGLPLSGSDIKDTATVRELRALGAVIAIGQAPENLDGVDTVVVSGDIPVDNVEIVEAEARGLRLLHRASALASLMPGYRSVAVAGTHGKTTTTSMVAVALRHAGLDPSFVIGGELGETGESGHAGSGDILIAEADESDGTFTHYRPDVSVITNIELDHPDHFADVLQVRAEFQDFADRLEPGGTLVCYADDPAARAIAERTAARGIKVLTYGGDQEVDIRVADIGTAGGYPTFTLVTAADTHGPITLSIPARHNALNAAAALGVALALGVDPKPYLEGVAGFSGARRRMQLLGEAAGVRVYDDYGHHPTEIASILSAARELAGEGRVIAAFQPHRYFRTNTFLHEFGPALGVADAVVVLDVYAHGEKPIPGVGGDVIAAETGLPPEASVFEPDFDRVPQRLAELAGPGDLVVTVGAGDVTEIGPRLLKLLA, from the coding sequence ATGACCCGCTTCCCCGCCCCCTCCGAAGTGGTCCCCGCCGCCGACCTCGGCCGCATCCACCTGGTCGGCATCGGCGGCGTCGGCATGGCCCCGCTGGCCCGCGCCATGCTCGGCCGCGGCCTGCCGCTGTCCGGCAGCGACATCAAGGACACCGCGACAGTCAGGGAGCTGCGGGCGCTCGGCGCGGTCATCGCCATCGGGCAGGCGCCGGAGAACCTGGACGGCGTCGACACCGTCGTGGTCTCCGGCGACATCCCCGTCGACAACGTCGAGATCGTCGAGGCCGAGGCGCGCGGCCTGCGGCTGCTGCACCGGGCCTCCGCGCTGGCCTCGCTGATGCCCGGGTACCGCTCGGTGGCCGTGGCCGGCACCCACGGCAAGACCACCACCACCTCGATGGTCGCCGTCGCACTGCGGCACGCCGGGCTGGACCCGAGCTTCGTCATCGGCGGCGAGCTCGGCGAGACCGGCGAGTCCGGGCACGCCGGGTCCGGCGACATCCTCATCGCCGAGGCCGACGAGTCCGACGGCACCTTCACGCACTACCGGCCGGACGTCTCGGTCATCACCAACATCGAGCTCGACCACCCGGACCACTTCGCCGACGTGCTGCAGGTCCGGGCCGAGTTCCAGGACTTCGCCGACCGGCTGGAGCCCGGCGGCACCCTGGTCTGCTACGCCGACGACCCGGCCGCCCGGGCCATCGCCGAGCGCACCGCCGCGCGCGGGATCAAGGTGCTGACCTACGGCGGGGACCAGGAGGTCGACATCCGGGTCGCCGACATCGGCACCGCCGGCGGCTACCCGACCTTCACCCTGGTCACGGCCGCCGACACCCACGGCCCGATCACCCTGAGCATCCCGGCCCGCCACAACGCCCTCAACGCCGCCGCCGCACTCGGCGTGGCCCTGGCCCTCGGCGTGGACCCCAAGCCGTACCTGGAAGGCGTCGCAGGCTTCAGCGGTGCCCGCCGCCGGATGCAGCTCCTCGGCGAGGCCGCGGGCGTCCGCGTCTACGACGACTACGGCCACCACCCGACCGAGATCGCCTCGATCCTGTCCGCGGCCCGCGAACTGGCCGGCGAGGGCCGCGTGATCGCCGCCTTCCAACCGCACCGCTACTTCCGCACCAACACGTTCCTGCACGAGTTCGGTCCGGCCCTCGGCGTCGCCGACGCGGTCGTGGTGCTGGACGTGTACGCGCACGGCGAGAAGCCGATCCCCGGCGTCGGCGGCGACGTGATCGCCGCCGAGACCGGGCTGCCGCCCGAGGCGAGCGTGTTCGAGCCCGACTTCGACCGGGTGCCGCAGCGGCTGGCCGAGCTGGCCGGCCCGGGGGACCTGGTGGTGACGGTCGGGGCCGGGGACGTGACCGAGATCGGTCCGCGGCTGCTGAAGCTGCTGGCGTAG